The following are from one region of the Corylus avellana chromosome ca1, CavTom2PMs-1.0 genome:
- the LOC132172652 gene encoding uncharacterized protein LOC132172652, with product MANPPDNSGAKKDSKLTTFLKNLIIPTYLPCLQHEELPNEIRNVMLVAVALIAAVTFQAGVAPPGGVWQDDKVDPGGHNAGQAIYSSQPVAFHFFLICNTLAFSSSIYLLLSLTFGYPFFLEVLVATFSMSGTYAAAIFSVTPETVKFRLIALVAALSIIIRPVICSLSWMIKKGCFKHEKTNKELAETTEKC from the coding sequence ATGGCTAATCCACCTGACAACTCTGGTGCCAAGAAGGATAGCAAATTGACTACCTTCCTCAAAAACCTTATTATCCCAACCTACCTGCCTTGTCTTCAACATGAGGAGCTTCCAAATGAAATCCGAAACGTTATGTTGGTGGCGGTTGCTTTGATTGCTGCAGTGACCTTTCAAGCCGGAGTCGCTCCTCCCGGCGGAGTTTGGCAAGATGATAAAGTCGATCCAGGCGGACACAACGCGGGGCAGGCTATATACTCTTCTCAACCCGTAGcctttcattttttcttgatttgtaaCACCCTGGCCTTCTCCTCTTCCATCTATCTCTTACTATCTCTTACTTTTGGGTACCCTTTCTTCTTAGAAGTATTAGTTGCCACTTTCTCAATGTCCGGGACTTATGCAGCTGCAATCTTTTCCGTTACACCTGAAACTGTCAAGTTTCGTCTCATTGCTCTTGTTGCGGCTCTGTCGATCATAATACGGCCGGTGATCTGTTCCTTGTCCTGGATGATCAAGAAAGGTTGCTTTAAGCATGAGAAAACCAACAAGGAATTAGCTGAAACTACTGAGAAATGTTGA